Proteins encoded within one genomic window of uncultured Draconibacterium sp.:
- the lysS gene encoding lysine--tRNA ligase: MSHQELSEQEIIRRNSLQKMRELGIDPYPAAQYHVNTNTKDIKQNFKEEEKNFQDVVIAGRLMSRRIMGKAAFAEIQDHEGRIQIYVNRDEICTGDDKMMYNEVFKKLLDIGDIIGVKGHAFITQMGELTVHVTEFTVLNKSLRPLPIVKEKDGKTFDAFTDPEQRYRQRYIDLIVNPEVKETFKKRTIIYNTMRQMFNEYGYHEVETPILQPIPGGAAARPFITHHNALNMPLYMRIANELYLKRLIVGGFEGVYEFAKDFRNEGMDRTHNPEFTVMEIYVAYKDYKWMMSFTEEICERVALALHGTTKVQLGDNIIDYKAPYPRVTMAEAILEHTGYDINGKSEDELRDICKKLDIEIDETMGKGKLIDELFGEKCEGNYIQPTFITDYPKEMSPLTKKHRDNPELTERFELMVNGKELANAYSELNDPIDQRERFEDQLKLSEKGDDEAMFIDQDFLRALEYGMPPTSGMGIGMDRLTMFMTNSPSIQDVLFFPQMKPEKKAVEMTDDEKVIFALLYADGEKQQIPLQELKIDAELSNKKWDKAIKGLTKKNVAKVENTDAGLMVTAL; this comes from the coding sequence ATGAGTCATCAGGAATTAAGCGAACAAGAGATCATCAGACGAAATTCGTTGCAAAAAATGCGCGAGTTGGGCATCGACCCCTACCCGGCGGCACAATACCACGTAAATACCAACACAAAAGATATAAAACAGAACTTCAAGGAAGAGGAGAAGAATTTTCAGGATGTAGTAATTGCCGGCCGTTTGATGAGCCGCCGAATTATGGGAAAAGCTGCGTTTGCCGAGATCCAGGACCACGAAGGACGTATTCAGATTTACGTGAACCGCGACGAGATTTGCACCGGCGACGATAAAATGATGTACAACGAAGTGTTCAAAAAATTGCTTGACATTGGCGACATCATCGGTGTAAAAGGACATGCTTTTATTACGCAAATGGGCGAATTAACTGTTCATGTAACTGAATTTACAGTACTGAATAAATCGTTGCGCCCATTGCCGATTGTAAAAGAAAAAGACGGCAAAACTTTTGATGCTTTTACCGATCCGGAACAGCGTTACCGTCAGCGTTACATCGATTTGATCGTAAACCCTGAAGTAAAAGAGACGTTTAAAAAACGGACGATTATATACAATACCATGCGCCAGATGTTTAACGAGTATGGTTACCACGAGGTGGAAACACCAATTCTGCAGCCTATTCCGGGAGGAGCTGCTGCACGTCCGTTTATTACGCACCACAATGCGCTGAACATGCCACTGTACATGCGTATTGCCAACGAGCTTTACCTGAAACGTTTGATCGTTGGTGGTTTTGAAGGCGTTTACGAGTTTGCAAAAGATTTCCGTAACGAAGGGATGGACCGCACTCATAACCCGGAATTTACGGTGATGGAAATTTATGTGGCCTACAAAGACTACAAATGGATGATGAGCTTTACGGAAGAAATTTGTGAGCGTGTGGCACTGGCTTTACACGGCACTACAAAAGTTCAGTTGGGCGACAACATCATCGATTACAAAGCACCTTACCCACGTGTTACCATGGCCGAGGCTATTTTGGAGCACACCGGCTATGATATTAACGGTAAGTCGGAAGACGAGCTGCGCGACATTTGCAAAAAGCTCGATATTGAAATCGACGAAACCATGGGGAAAGGAAAACTGATTGACGAGCTATTTGGCGAAAAATGTGAAGGCAACTACATTCAGCCTACGTTTATTACTGATTACCCAAAAGAAATGTCGCCGCTTACTAAAAAGCACCGCGACAACCCGGAACTGACCGAACGTTTTGAGTTAATGGTAAACGGAAAAGAGCTGGCCAATGCCTACTCGGAGCTGAACGACCCGATTGACCAGCGCGAACGTTTTGAAGACCAGTTAAAATTGTCGGAAAAAGGTGACGACGAAGCCATGTTTATCGACCAGGATTTTCTGCGTGCGTTGGAATACGGAATGCCACCAACATCGGGAATGGGAATTGGAATGGACCGATTAACGATGTTTATGACCAACAGCCCGTCGATTCAGGATGTGCTGTTTTTTCCTCAAATGAAACCGGAGAAAAAAGCAGTGGAAATGACTGACGACGAGAAAGTGATTTTCGCATTACTATATGCAGATGGAGAAAAACAACAAATTCCACTTCAGGAACTAAAGATTGATGCTGAACTAAGCAACAAAAAATGGGACAAAGCCATTAAAGGCCTCACCAAAAAGAATGTGGCTAAGGTTGAAAATACTGATGCCGGATTGATGGTGACTGCGTTGTAG
- the recJ gene encoding single-stranded-DNA-specific exonuclease RecJ, which produces MDRIWNLKKQGDQNEVKHLSAALNVNMVIARLLVQRGIKTYPEAKAFFRPRLSDLHDPFLMKDMEKAVARLDKAIENNEKVIVYGDYDVDGTTSVALVYSFLKQRIKDIEYYIPDRYSEGYGISPKSIDYAIEKGVTLVVALDCGIKAVEKIAKAKERGLDFIICDHHNPDDEVPPAVAVLDAKQSDCNYPYKELSGCGVGFKLLQAYCKRHEIDYEEIYDLLDLVAVSIAADIVPITGENRVLAYYGLKKLNSNPGIGLQTIINFAGISGTEITISDIVFKIGPRLNASGRIEHGKKSVQILVSTDEDKSDLLGEEIDSFNEIRKTLDRDITQDALDTIENSPEFKDKNSTVLYNRDWHKGVVGIVASRVTEQYYRPTIILTESNGLATGSARSVRDFDLYEAIGQCSDLLESYGGHMYAAGLTMRIENIPEFRRRFEEIVTKQITDKQQIQTIEVDAKIALSEITPRFYRILKQFAPFGPHNMTPVFVTEDVFDAGTSRLVGKNQEHLKLDLVEPDVNSGIFPGIAFNQSDAYDVITSGSPFDVCYSINENEYRGKTNLQLFVRDIKKREFLD; this is translated from the coding sequence ATGGATAGAATTTGGAACTTAAAAAAACAAGGCGACCAAAACGAGGTTAAACACCTTTCAGCGGCGTTAAATGTGAACATGGTGATAGCGCGCTTGCTGGTACAGCGGGGCATAAAAACTTACCCTGAAGCCAAAGCATTTTTCCGCCCCCGATTGAGCGACCTGCACGATCCTTTTCTGATGAAAGACATGGAGAAAGCAGTTGCCCGACTTGACAAAGCAATTGAAAATAACGAAAAAGTAATTGTTTATGGCGATTACGATGTTGACGGAACTACTTCGGTGGCGTTGGTGTATTCGTTTTTAAAACAGCGCATTAAAGATATTGAATATTACATCCCTGATCGTTACAGTGAAGGATATGGAATTTCGCCAAAAAGTATTGATTATGCGATTGAAAAAGGGGTAACACTGGTGGTTGCACTCGATTGCGGAATTAAAGCCGTTGAAAAAATTGCCAAAGCAAAAGAACGCGGGCTCGATTTTATTATCTGCGACCATCATAATCCGGATGATGAAGTGCCGCCTGCTGTTGCAGTGCTCGATGCCAAACAATCGGATTGTAATTATCCGTATAAAGAACTTTCGGGTTGCGGTGTAGGCTTCAAATTATTGCAGGCTTACTGCAAAAGACACGAAATTGATTACGAAGAAATATACGATCTGCTCGATTTAGTAGCGGTGAGTATTGCTGCTGATATTGTTCCGATAACCGGCGAGAACCGTGTGCTGGCGTATTACGGCCTCAAAAAATTGAACTCGAATCCGGGAATTGGTTTGCAAACCATTATAAATTTTGCGGGTATCTCGGGAACCGAAATTACCATTAGTGATATTGTGTTTAAAATCGGACCACGATTAAATGCATCGGGCCGGATTGAACACGGTAAAAAGTCGGTGCAGATATTGGTTTCAACCGATGAAGATAAATCGGACCTGCTGGGAGAGGAGATCGACTCGTTTAACGAAATACGAAAAACGCTTGACCGCGATATTACCCAGGATGCACTGGACACCATTGAAAATAGTCCGGAGTTTAAGGATAAAAACAGTACGGTACTTTATAACCGCGATTGGCATAAAGGAGTTGTTGGAATTGTTGCATCGCGGGTTACCGAGCAATACTACCGCCCAACAATAATTTTAACCGAATCGAACGGTTTGGCAACCGGATCGGCGCGTTCGGTGCGCGATTTTGATTTGTACGAAGCCATCGGTCAATGTAGCGATTTGCTGGAATCGTATGGAGGACACATGTATGCTGCAGGACTGACAATGAGAATTGAAAATATTCCGGAGTTCAGACGTCGTTTCGAGGAGATCGTAACCAAGCAAATTACCGATAAGCAGCAAATTCAAACCATTGAGGTGGATGCTAAAATTGCGCTCAGCGAAATTACGCCGCGCTTTTACCGCATACTGAAACAATTTGCACCGTTCGGTCCGCACAATATGACTCCTGTTTTTGTTACCGAAGATGTTTTTGATGCCGGTACCAGCCGACTGGTTGGGAAAAATCAGGAGCACCTTAAACTTGATTTAGTTGAGCCCGATGTAAATTCAGGAATTTTCCCCGGAATTGCATTTAATCAATCGGATGCTTATGATGTGATAACTTCCGGTTCTCCTTTTGATGTTTGCTATTCGATAAACGAGAATGAATATCGCGGAAAAACTAACCTTCAGTTGTTTGTAAGGGATATTAAGAAAAGAGAATTCCTGGATTAA
- a CDS encoding DUF3244 domain-containing protein: MKKVLLISLIIGVIIATGYGKPDTPLYLGPKGPKKEIKLKGSFKKISTKSLTLSPIDASIGTFGLDVVFLQDLGDLDVVVYSESGNIVYSERIDIQTQQYLSIDVSAWNRGIYQIRFINSEGLYMYGTFEVE; the protein is encoded by the coding sequence ATGAAAAAGGTATTATTGATTAGCTTAATTATTGGAGTGATAATTGCGACTGGTTATGGAAAACCAGACACGCCGTTATACTTGGGCCCAAAGGGTCCAAAAAAGGAAATTAAACTTAAAGGCTCTTTTAAGAAAATATCAACAAAATCATTAACTCTTTCTCCAATTGATGCAAGCATAGGTACTTTCGGTCTGGACGTTGTTTTCCTACAGGATTTAGGTGATCTGGATGTTGTAGTATATTCCGAATCAGGGAATATAGTTTATTCTGAAAGAATTGATATACAAACACAGCAATATCTGTCAATTGATGTATCTGCGTGGAATAGAGGTATCTATCAAATTCGGTTTATTAACTCAGAAGGGTTATACATGTACGGAACATTTGAAGTTGAATAA
- the gwsG gene encoding grasp-with-spasm system ATP-grasp peptide maturase → MILLISNENDQTTNDVIDWLQYFNTRWERLNGEDLVDAEKHSYLLPIGADSLKLKQLHSNIDCIWFRRFYPDYSEGVGSFNGYLDDELKVLKEYILSGEVRVFGNTTHRTNKLIALSTAEELGLKIPATAIVNNKKDFCKFLDKYPSVITKPITETLDYNRGDNDYTLYTNEVSGDYLDKIPCKFFPSLIQEKVVKDFEIRTFYWKEKCYSMAIFSQENENTAIDFRRYDRKRPNRNVPYQLPDEIEEKISGLMKRIKLNSGSIDLVKDINGNFVFLEVNPNGQFGMVSYPCNYNLEMIIANDLRLEV, encoded by the coding sequence ATGATTCTGCTGATAAGCAATGAAAACGATCAGACTACAAACGATGTGATCGACTGGCTCCAGTATTTTAATACCCGGTGGGAACGTTTAAATGGTGAAGACCTGGTTGACGCAGAAAAACATTCATATTTATTACCCATAGGGGCAGATAGCTTAAAGTTGAAACAGCTTCATTCGAATATAGATTGTATCTGGTTTAGACGGTTCTATCCGGATTATTCTGAGGGGGTTGGTAGTTTTAATGGCTATTTGGATGATGAACTAAAGGTTTTAAAGGAATATATCCTTTCCGGTGAGGTTCGGGTTTTTGGGAATACAACCCATCGAACCAACAAGCTAATAGCTCTATCAACTGCAGAAGAGCTTGGCCTTAAGATACCTGCAACGGCAATTGTAAATAATAAAAAGGATTTTTGTAAGTTCCTGGATAAGTATCCTTCTGTTATTACAAAACCAATAACCGAAACGCTCGATTACAACAGGGGCGATAATGATTATACCCTGTACACCAATGAAGTATCAGGCGATTATCTCGATAAAATCCCTTGTAAGTTCTTTCCATCCTTAATTCAGGAGAAAGTCGTTAAGGACTTCGAGATAAGAACCTTTTACTGGAAAGAAAAATGTTACAGCATGGCTATTTTCTCCCAGGAAAATGAAAATACGGCCATTGATTTTAGAAGGTACGATCGTAAAAGGCCCAACCGTAATGTTCCATACCAATTACCAGATGAGATTGAAGAAAAAATTTCAGGTCTTATGAAAAGAATAAAGCTTAATAGCGGATCGATAGATTTAGTTAAAGACATTAATGGCAACTTCGTATTCCTGGAAGTTAATCCTAATGGTCAGTTTGGGATGGTTTCTTACCCGTGTAATTACAATTTAGAAATGATTATTGCAAATGATTTAAGATTAGAGGTATGA
- the gwsS gene encoding grasp-with-spasm system SPASM domain peptide maturase: protein MRTIEQFNLYASCIPVKGAMRSVIYDLERNRFDLIPNILYHLLKEKNKEKKAEILNKIPEDVQDEYFEFLNGKDYLLSERCAEDSCLTPLDLSWDYPAKITNAVLFLNDISDYLSKDLLDQFEDNGCCHYQIIIKSQMSPENVTQLLSLFKARLTKKIELFLPYNQGIEQLANAGFFAQYPYCQTLVMYNSPYNKTTKGSFYYLIFTEGKLYDSPGNYSLFFPTATHFAEAQSHNTYFNRKVIIDEKGGYVLGVHESSRYGNVKELGLDELVSSADYTQYWKVNKDKTEVCKDCEFRYMCIDSRIPLKNTATGLFYFNSECSYSPYTCKWDIKKIQIKEI from the coding sequence ATGAGAACGATTGAGCAATTTAATTTGTATGCGTCTTGCATCCCGGTAAAAGGGGCAATGCGCAGTGTTATATATGATTTGGAACGAAACAGGTTTGACTTAATTCCAAATATTCTGTATCATTTACTCAAAGAAAAAAACAAGGAAAAAAAAGCAGAGATACTAAATAAGATACCGGAAGACGTTCAGGATGAATACTTTGAATTTTTAAATGGTAAAGATTATTTACTTTCTGAAAGATGCGCTGAAGATAGTTGTTTAACACCTCTTGATTTATCATGGGACTATCCTGCCAAAATAACAAATGCCGTATTATTTCTAAATGACATTTCGGATTATTTGAGTAAAGATTTATTGGATCAGTTCGAGGATAACGGATGCTGTCATTATCAGATAATTATAAAATCACAAATGTCCCCGGAAAATGTGACACAACTATTATCCTTGTTTAAGGCGAGATTGACGAAAAAGATTGAACTATTTTTACCCTATAATCAGGGAATTGAGCAATTGGCAAATGCCGGTTTTTTTGCACAATATCCTTATTGCCAAACTTTGGTTATGTATAATTCGCCGTACAACAAAACCACTAAAGGTTCGTTTTACTACTTGATTTTTACGGAGGGAAAACTATATGACAGCCCTGGTAATTATTCCTTATTTTTCCCAACCGCTACACATTTTGCAGAAGCACAAAGCCATAATACCTATTTTAACAGGAAGGTTATTATTGACGAAAAGGGGGGGTATGTACTTGGGGTGCATGAAAGTTCCCGGTACGGAAATGTTAAAGAGCTCGGTTTAGATGAATTAGTAAGTTCAGCGGATTACACGCAGTATTGGAAAGTAAATAAAGATAAGACGGAAGTATGCAAAGATTGTGAATTCAGGTATATGTGCATCGATTCACGAATACCGCTTAAAAATACAGCAACCGGGCTTTTTTACTTTAATAGTGAATGTTCTTATTCGCCATACACTTGTAAATGGGATATAAAAAAGATACAAATCAAAGAAATATGA
- a CDS encoding peptidase domain-containing ABC transporter codes for MYKINKRFPFIRQLDQMDCGPTCLQMIIKHYGRNVDIDFLRKACYVNVTGTSLMGIASAAEQIGMKSIGTNTTYDTLLKYALLPFIAYWGQEHFVVVYKMEKDKVWLADPAHEKITYSREDFIKSWASTVKNGEAVGVCLLLEPTPGFYSYKDEPIDKKGFSFLFRYLKPHKKFIVQLVLGLLVGSLLQLVFPFLTQAVVDIGINTQNINFIYMVLAAQLMLFISRMSVEFIRSWILLHISTRINISLISDFLVKLMKLPIRFFDTKMTGDIIQRIEDHSRIENFLTGETLSVLFSMVNLLLFGAVMAYYSIPVFSVFLFGSILYFFWVYLFMRKRRDIDYKRFAQMSSEQSNLIQLITGMQEIKLNNCEKQKRWEWERIQALLFRVNVQSLSLNQYQQVGGLFFNETKNIVITIMAALAVVHGQMTLGMMLSIQYILGQLNGPIDQMINFVHSAQDAKISLERLGEIHNKEDEESTDADRLKHLPEKADLTISNVTFQYEGPYSPKVLNNVSIPIPARKVTAIVGSSGSGKTTLVKMLLGFYNPVEGEIKVGENNLNNFNQGWWRGKCGVVMQDGFIFSDTIARNIAVSDEHIDRKRLLYAVKVANIQDYIDGLPLGYNTKIGQEGVGLSQGQKQRILIARAVYKNPEYIFLDEATNALDANNEKVIMENLDYFFKGRTVVVVAHRLSTVRNADQILVLEKGHVIETGSHEELVTRSGAYFNLIKNQLELGT; via the coding sequence ATGTATAAGATTAATAAAAGATTCCCATTTATAAGGCAGTTGGATCAAATGGATTGCGGACCAACTTGTCTCCAAATGATTATTAAACACTATGGGAGAAATGTAGATATTGATTTTTTAAGGAAAGCTTGCTATGTAAATGTTACCGGTACCTCTTTAATGGGAATAGCTTCTGCAGCTGAACAGATTGGTATGAAAAGTATTGGAACGAATACTACATACGATACCCTGTTGAAGTATGCATTGTTGCCTTTTATCGCCTATTGGGGGCAAGAACATTTTGTAGTGGTATACAAAATGGAGAAAGATAAGGTCTGGTTGGCCGACCCCGCTCATGAAAAGATAACTTATTCGCGTGAAGATTTTATAAAAAGCTGGGCCTCCACAGTCAAAAATGGCGAAGCTGTTGGAGTTTGTTTGTTATTGGAGCCCACACCTGGTTTTTATAGTTATAAAGATGAGCCAATAGACAAGAAAGGTTTTTCGTTTTTATTTCGTTACCTAAAGCCTCACAAAAAGTTTATTGTACAATTAGTATTAGGATTATTGGTGGGGAGTTTGTTACAATTAGTTTTTCCTTTTTTAACCCAGGCAGTCGTTGATATTGGCATTAATACTCAAAATATCAACTTCATTTATATGGTATTGGCTGCACAATTAATGCTATTTATTAGTCGAATGAGTGTCGAATTCATTCGCTCCTGGATTTTGCTACATATTAGTACCCGTATTAATATATCATTGATTAGTGATTTCCTGGTTAAATTAATGAAGTTACCTATACGTTTCTTCGATACAAAAATGACCGGGGATATAATTCAGCGTATAGAAGACCACTCACGTATAGAGAATTTCTTAACGGGAGAAACCTTATCTGTTTTGTTCTCAATGGTTAACCTGTTATTATTTGGGGCTGTAATGGCATATTACAGTATTCCAGTCTTTTCTGTGTTTTTATTTGGGAGTATATTATACTTTTTCTGGGTATATCTTTTTATGCGCAAGCGTCGCGATATTGATTATAAGCGATTTGCCCAAATGTCATCGGAACAAAGCAACCTGATACAACTTATAACCGGCATGCAGGAAATCAAACTCAATAATTGTGAAAAACAAAAACGATGGGAGTGGGAGCGTATCCAGGCTCTTTTATTCAGGGTAAATGTGCAAAGTTTGTCATTGAACCAATATCAACAAGTCGGTGGTTTGTTTTTTAACGAAACCAAGAATATTGTAATTACAATAATGGCGGCGTTGGCAGTGGTACATGGTCAAATGACTCTTGGGATGATGTTGTCGATTCAATATATTCTGGGACAGTTGAACGGTCCTATAGATCAAATGATCAATTTCGTACATTCTGCTCAGGATGCTAAGATCAGTTTAGAACGTTTAGGAGAAATACATAATAAGGAAGATGAAGAAAGTACAGATGCTGATCGTTTAAAGCATTTGCCAGAAAAAGCAGATTTAACTATTTCAAATGTAACCTTTCAATATGAGGGGCCATACTCCCCTAAGGTGTTAAACAATGTAAGTATCCCCATACCTGCTCGAAAAGTAACTGCCATTGTTGGCTCTAGTGGTAGCGGTAAAACAACCTTGGTCAAGATGCTGTTAGGCTTTTATAATCCCGTGGAAGGAGAAATTAAAGTGGGTGAGAATAATCTGAATAACTTTAATCAGGGATGGTGGCGTGGTAAATGTGGAGTAGTAATGCAGGATGGCTTTATATTCTCTGACACCATTGCCAGGAATATCGCTGTCAGCGACGAACATATTGATCGGAAAAGACTACTTTATGCTGTTAAAGTAGCCAATATTCAGGATTATATTGATGGTTTACCGCTGGGGTATAATACAAAAATAGGACAGGAAGGAGTAGGCCTGAGTCAAGGGCAGAAACAGAGAATCCTGATTGCCCGTGCTGTCTATAAAAACCCAGAATATATATTCCTCGATGAAGCAACTAACGCTTTAGATGCGAATAATGAGAAAGTAATCATGGAAAATCTTGATTACTTTTTTAAAGGACGTACAGTGGTAGTGGTAGCACACCGTTTAAGCACTGTTCGTAATGCTGACCAGATTCTTGTGCTGGAAAAGGGACATGTGATAGAGACTGGCTCTCATGAAGAATTAGTCACTCGTTCAGGAGCCTATTTTAACCTAATAAAGAATCAACTGGAATTGGGAACATAG
- a CDS encoding HlyD family efflux transporter periplasmic adaptor subunit — protein sequence MNNRLKITSEEVDQINLRSDEVKEIMGHIPVRIIRYGITVITVILIGVFSFSFYFRYPDVINGLFYIQTSNPPAFMISRASGKIQALFVNEADTVFKGKLLAVIENATNVEAYQKLKIVIYSDLPMAIDSSVDMIKLEALGELQTPYANYQKALEEIHSYWNIGYYSHKIKMLESKKDDYKKHILLLQKQVDASMQNYLIAEKDYRRDSMLYKNETIASVEYEKAEKELISQKMSFTNSEIELSNMRMELTDLQSQISEMQLNAQQEERALQATLYQTLNQLKGAMDEWEKRYCLISPIKGKVAFSGIWEKDQNVQSGQHVMTILPLKESKLVGKVRIPIDRAGKVKVNQPVKLKFADFPYREYGMVTAELDAISAVPDSVYIGTVYLSDSLITNYGKLLPFKQNMVGIAEIVTEDLALSERLIYPLKAIFKEHIR from the coding sequence ATGAATAATCGTCTAAAAATAACTTCCGAAGAAGTAGATCAAATTAATCTTCGAAGCGATGAGGTTAAGGAAATAATGGGACACATCCCTGTCAGGATTATTCGTTATGGCATAACTGTTATTACAGTCATATTAATAGGTGTATTTTCCTTTTCATTTTATTTTAGATATCCTGATGTTATTAACGGTTTGTTTTATATCCAAACATCTAATCCCCCAGCTTTTATGATTTCCCGTGCTTCAGGAAAAATACAAGCATTGTTTGTAAATGAAGCAGATACTGTTTTCAAGGGAAAATTACTAGCTGTGATTGAAAATGCTACAAATGTTGAAGCGTATCAAAAATTGAAGATTGTTATCTATAGTGATCTGCCTATGGCAATTGATTCATCTGTCGACATGATAAAATTAGAGGCATTGGGAGAATTACAGACTCCTTATGCTAACTACCAAAAAGCTTTGGAAGAAATACATAGCTATTGGAATATCGGTTATTATTCACATAAAATAAAAATGCTGGAATCGAAGAAAGATGATTATAAGAAGCATATTTTATTGCTGCAAAAACAAGTAGATGCCTCTATGCAAAATTATTTAATTGCAGAAAAAGATTATAGGCGAGATTCTATGTTGTATAAAAATGAAACGATTGCATCCGTAGAATATGAAAAAGCAGAAAAAGAGTTAATTAGCCAAAAGATGAGTTTTACTAATTCTGAAATTGAATTATCAAACATGCGAATGGAGCTGACTGATTTACAAAGTCAGATTTCAGAAATGCAGTTAAATGCACAGCAAGAGGAAAGAGCATTACAGGCTACATTATATCAAACTTTAAATCAATTAAAAGGGGCTATGGATGAGTGGGAAAAACGCTATTGCCTTATTAGCCCTATCAAAGGGAAAGTTGCGTTTTCTGGTATTTGGGAAAAAGATCAAAATGTGCAGAGTGGCCAACATGTTATGACAATATTGCCTTTGAAAGAATCAAAATTGGTTGGAAAAGTGAGAATCCCAATTGACAGAGCTGGGAAAGTGAAAGTTAATCAGCCTGTAAAACTTAAATTTGCGGATTTCCCATATCGGGAATATGGCATGGTTACAGCAGAACTAGATGCCATTTCTGCTGTCCCGGATTCCGTTTATATAGGAACGGTTTATCTTTCTGATTCATTGATTACCAATTATGGTAAGTTGTTACCTTTCAAACAGAATATGGTAGGAATAGCAGAAATAGTCACTGAAGATCTGGCTTTGTCAGAAAGGCTGATCTATCCATTGAAAGCTATTTTTAAAGAACACATCAGGTAA
- a CDS encoding HAD hydrolase-like protein, whose protein sequence is MQSIIWDWNGTLLNDLDFCISTINVLLKKRQLDLLDRYTYKEVFSFPVKDYYKAIGFDFEKEDFSIPAKEFIDIYDAGVAHCKLHNAATEVLKHFKENGTRQFVLSAMKQSRLEQTLKHQNIFEYFDGVAGLNDHYAVSKIERGEQLIRQFNIDKTQAIIIGDTNHDFEVAQQLEIDCILVADGHQSKEKLQTTGTPVIDNLSELIPG, encoded by the coding sequence ATGCAATCAATTATCTGGGACTGGAACGGGACACTATTAAACGATCTTGACTTTTGTATTTCAACAATAAACGTGTTGCTAAAAAAACGGCAACTCGATCTTCTCGATCGTTACACTTACAAAGAAGTTTTTTCATTCCCGGTAAAAGATTATTACAAAGCCATTGGATTTGATTTTGAGAAGGAGGATTTCTCCATTCCGGCAAAAGAATTCATTGATATTTACGATGCGGGGGTGGCACACTGCAAACTACACAATGCCGCAACCGAGGTATTGAAACATTTCAAAGAGAACGGAACACGCCAGTTTGTTCTTTCCGCCATGAAACAATCGAGGCTGGAGCAAACCCTAAAACATCAGAATATTTTTGAGTATTTTGATGGTGTTGCAGGATTGAACGACCATTATGCCGTTTCGAAAATTGAACGTGGAGAACAACTGATCAGGCAATTTAATATCGATAAAACGCAAGCAATTATTATTGGCGATACCAATCACGATTTTGAGGTGGCACAACAATTGGAAATTGACTGTATTTTAGTAGCCGACGGGCATCAAAGTAAAGAAAAACTACAAACTACCGGAACTCCTGTCATCGATAACTTATCGGAACTAATACCTGGTTAG